The Oxyura jamaicensis isolate SHBP4307 breed ruddy duck chromosome Z, BPBGC_Ojam_1.0, whole genome shotgun sequence genome window below encodes:
- the LOC118156165 gene encoding thioredoxin, with protein sequence MVKSVGSLSEFETELKSAGDKLVVVDFSATWCGPCKMIKPFFHSLCDKFGDVVFIEIDVDDAQDVATHCEVKCMPTFQFYKNGKMVQEFSGANKEKLEETIKSLV encoded by the exons ATGGTGAAGAGCGTGGGCAGCCTG TCTGAATTTGAGACAGAACTGAAGTCTGCTGGTGACAAGCTTGTAGTAGTTGACTTCTCTGCCACATGGTGTGGACCATGCAAAATGATCAAGCCATTTTTCCAT AGTTTGTGTGATAAATTTGGGGATGTGGTGTTCATCGAAATCGACGTGGATGATGCCCAG GATGTTGCTACACATTGTGAGGTGAAGTGCATGCCAACATTCCAGTTCTACAAGAACGGGAAAATG GTGCAGGAATTCTCTGGGGCCAATAAAGAGAAGCTGGAAGAGACCATTAAAAGTCTAGTCTAA